In one window of Caenimonas aquaedulcis DNA:
- a CDS encoding YeeE/YedE family protein: protein MTIAWNAFTPWHAALGGVCIGIAAAMFVLLNGRIAGISGILGGLLRPVRRDIAWRVAFVAGLVGSPFVHALFAVLPAPRIDAGYAALVAAGLLVGAGTRYGSGCTSGHGVCGLSRLSPRSLAATAAFMGAGFATVYVARHLLGA, encoded by the coding sequence ATGACCATCGCCTGGAACGCCTTCACGCCCTGGCACGCCGCGCTCGGCGGCGTGTGCATCGGCATCGCCGCCGCCATGTTCGTCCTGCTCAACGGCCGCATCGCCGGTATCAGCGGCATCCTGGGCGGCCTGCTGCGCCCGGTGCGAAGGGACATCGCCTGGCGCGTCGCGTTCGTCGCCGGCCTCGTCGGCTCGCCCTTCGTCCATGCCCTCTTCGCCGTCCTGCCCGCACCCCGCATCGACGCGGGCTACGCGGCGTTGGTGGCCGCCGGCCTGCTCGTGGGCGCGGGCACGCGCTACGGCTCGGGCTGTACCAGCGGCCACGGCGTGTGCGGCCTGTCGCGCCTGTCGCCCCGCTCGCTGGCCGCCACGGCCGCATTCATGGGGGCAGGGTTCGCCACCGTCTACGTTGCCCGCCACCTGCTGGGCGCCTAA
- a CDS encoding ArsR/SmtB family transcription factor: protein MPRTVIDVDRLKEAAGEAVAALKLMANEDRLLLLCQLSQGEMCVGDLEAQLGIRQPTLSQQLGVLRNEGVLGTRREGKNIFYSVADPSLVKILAVLYRIYCPKE, encoded by the coding sequence ATGCCCAGGACCGTCATCGACGTGGATCGACTGAAGGAGGCCGCCGGCGAAGCCGTCGCGGCGCTCAAGCTCATGGCCAACGAGGACCGCCTCCTTCTCCTTTGCCAGCTTTCGCAGGGCGAGATGTGCGTGGGCGACCTCGAGGCGCAGCTGGGCATCCGCCAGCCCACGCTCTCCCAGCAGCTCGGCGTGCTGCGCAACGAAGGCGTGCTCGGGACGCGGCGCGAGGGAAAGAACATCTTCTACTCGGTGGCCGACCCGTCGCTCGTGAAAATCCTCGCGGTGCTCTACCGCATCTATTGCCCCAAGGAGTAA
- a CDS encoding MBL fold metallo-hydrolase, giving the protein MNRAQIQPFFDPATWTVSYVVWDPAARAAAVVDPVLDFDFKSGRTSSTSADRILEFLRGQDLAVQWILETHAHADHLSAARYLQERAGGKIAIGERIRDVQAIFRKLFNLEREFLPDGSQFDHLFKDGETFAIGALQATALLVPGHTPADMAYLVDGSVFVGDTLFMPDVGTARADFPGGDAHQLYRSIHRLLELPGETRMFVCHDYPPGGREPRWETTVAAQREGNIHVGRGVPEGEFVRMRAERDATLEVPTLLLPSVQVNVRAGRLPPADDNGVAYLRIPLNALPAKG; this is encoded by the coding sequence ATGAACCGTGCACAGATCCAGCCGTTTTTCGACCCCGCCACCTGGACGGTGTCCTATGTCGTCTGGGACCCCGCCGCGCGCGCCGCCGCCGTCGTCGACCCGGTCCTGGACTTCGACTTCAAGTCGGGCCGGACCTCGTCGACGTCCGCGGACCGCATCCTGGAGTTCCTGCGCGGGCAGGACCTGGCGGTGCAGTGGATCCTGGAGACGCACGCGCATGCCGACCACCTCTCCGCGGCGCGCTACCTGCAGGAGCGCGCGGGCGGGAAGATCGCGATCGGCGAGCGCATCCGCGACGTGCAGGCGATCTTCCGCAAGCTCTTCAACCTGGAGCGCGAGTTCCTGCCGGACGGCAGCCAGTTCGACCACCTCTTCAAGGACGGCGAGACCTTCGCCATCGGCGCCCTGCAAGCGACCGCGCTGCTCGTGCCCGGCCACACCCCGGCGGACATGGCCTATCTCGTCGACGGTTCCGTGTTCGTCGGCGACACCCTGTTCATGCCGGACGTCGGGACCGCGCGTGCGGACTTTCCCGGCGGCGACGCGCACCAGCTCTACCGCTCCATCCACCGCCTGCTCGAGCTGCCCGGCGAGACCCGGATGTTCGTGTGCCACGACTACCCGCCCGGGGGCCGCGAGCCGCGCTGGGAAACCACGGTGGCCGCGCAGCGCGAGGGAAACATCCACGTGGGCCGCGGCGTCCCGGAAGGCGAGTTCGTGCGCATGCGCGCGGAGCGCGATGCCACGCTCGAGGTGCCCACGCTCCTGCTCCCCTCGGTCCAGGTGAACGTGCGTGCAGGCCGGTTGCCGCCGGCCGACGACAACGGCGTGGCCTACCTGCGAATCCCGCTCAATGCGCTGCCGGCGAAGGGCTGA
- a CDS encoding SDR family NAD(P)-dependent oxidoreductase, translated as MKGLDMLKDKVALVTGAGSGIGRAIAIAYAGYGAQVIVSDTHEDNAARTLQWIRDTGGQGSMVVADVAVAAQAARMVEHAVATYGRLDIACNNAGVGGEMAPLAQYTDAQWQAVIGVNLTGVFNCMRAQIAQMLRNGGGAIVNIASILGQVGFAQACAYTAAKHGVVGLTKVAALEYAQHDIRVNSVGPAFIHTPMIERLEEDGAARAALEAMHPMGRLGLPQEVAELVAWLSSPLASFVTGAYYPVDGGYLAR; from the coding sequence ATGAAAGGACTCGACATGCTCAAGGACAAGGTCGCGCTCGTCACCGGCGCGGGATCGGGAATCGGCAGGGCCATCGCGATCGCGTATGCCGGCTACGGCGCGCAAGTGATCGTCTCGGACACGCACGAGGACAACGCCGCGCGCACCTTGCAGTGGATTCGCGACACCGGCGGCCAGGGATCGATGGTCGTCGCCGACGTCGCCGTGGCCGCGCAGGCCGCCCGCATGGTCGAACACGCGGTCGCGACTTACGGCCGGCTCGACATCGCGTGCAACAACGCGGGCGTCGGCGGCGAGATGGCGCCGCTCGCGCAGTACACGGATGCGCAGTGGCAGGCCGTGATCGGCGTCAACCTCACCGGCGTCTTCAACTGCATGCGGGCGCAGATCGCGCAGATGCTGCGAAACGGCGGGGGCGCCATCGTGAACATCGCGTCCATCCTGGGGCAGGTGGGCTTCGCGCAGGCCTGCGCCTACACGGCCGCCAAGCACGGGGTGGTCGGGCTCACGAAGGTGGCGGCGCTTGAATACGCGCAGCACGACATCCGGGTCAACAGCGTGGGGCCGGCCTTCATCCACACGCCGATGATCGAGCGGCTGGAGGAAGACGGCGCCGCGCGCGCCGCGCTCGAGGCGATGCACCCGATGGGCCGCCTCGGACTGCCTCAGGAAGTCGCCGAGCTCGTCGCCTGGCTGTCGTCCCCGCTGGCTTCCTTCGTGACGGGCGCCTACTACCCCGTCGACGGCGGCTACCTGGCGCGCTGA
- a CDS encoding cation-translocating P-type ATPase: protein MQAGLSAGEASARLAADGPNTLPGSGAKPMSRIVLDILREPMFAMLLAAGGIYLLLGDPGEALFLLVAVVAVSALAVVQERRTQRALEALRDLSAPRALVVRGGVQVRIPSRDVVRGDLLVLREGDRIAADGVLVDGQLACDESLLTGESVPREKLPAGVERSAAPAGEEAGADILACTLVARGTGLALVSSTGPRTRVGRIGASMAAAPVHLSPLQAASRRTVRAFAAGGLALAVLLFLLAWQWDGRGLLESLLLGIAFAMAILPEEIPLVLTVFLAMGAWRLSRRRVLTRSLTAIEALGGITVLAVDKTGTLTQNRMEVRELRSAAGDRFVQRRGAVLDDGFHALAEFAQLATPEDPFDPMERAIRAFVGAHLAGTEHVHPGREVARRYALSARLFAMTQAFVLQGDEHLLAAKGAPEAIADLCHLPAERLARIRADVEEMASRGLRVIAVARGRWSGPAWPDGQHAFDYEFLGLVGLMDPPRPEVPAAIAACRGAGVRVVMMTGDHPATARAVARDIGLADAQVLHGAEIDALDDAELCRRMETVDLCARLVPEQKLRLVRALQARGAKVGMTGDGVNDGPALGAADVGIAMGGRGTDVAREAADIVLLDDSFASIVEAIRQGREIDDKLRAALRFIFAVHVPIVALALGPILLHWPVILMPAQIVLFELLIDPLCAILFDADPPAPDLMARGPGGAAMFSGTLVAGGWLQGGGLAAVALAAAALASRLGWTAQEVRTCAFAVLVVGVYLLALHQRRPAARGAGANPWAPHFALGIAAVLGLLLAVAPLRAVAGFAAPTWPMAAVAAAGGAATFLWLRLFSLLWRLHAARDRARV, encoded by the coding sequence ATGCAAGCCGGGCTGTCCGCGGGCGAGGCCTCGGCGCGCCTGGCGGCCGACGGCCCCAACACGCTGCCGGGCAGCGGCGCCAAGCCGATGTCCCGCATCGTCCTGGACATCCTGCGCGAGCCCATGTTCGCCATGCTCCTGGCCGCCGGCGGCATCTACCTGCTGCTCGGGGACCCCGGCGAAGCGCTGTTCCTGCTGGTCGCGGTCGTCGCGGTGTCCGCGCTCGCCGTGGTGCAGGAGCGGCGCACGCAGCGCGCGCTCGAGGCGCTGCGCGATCTCTCGGCGCCGCGCGCCCTCGTGGTGCGGGGCGGGGTCCAGGTGCGCATCCCGAGCCGGGACGTCGTGCGCGGCGACCTGCTCGTGCTGCGCGAAGGCGACCGCATCGCCGCCGACGGCGTGCTGGTGGATGGGCAGCTCGCCTGCGACGAATCGCTGCTCACGGGCGAAAGCGTGCCGCGCGAGAAGTTGCCCGCGGGTGTGGAACGATCGGCCGCGCCTGCGGGCGAGGAAGCCGGCGCGGACATCCTCGCCTGCACGCTCGTGGCGCGCGGGACGGGCCTGGCCCTCGTGTCGTCCACCGGCCCGCGCACGCGCGTGGGCCGCATCGGCGCCTCGATGGCGGCGGCGCCCGTCCACCTCTCGCCGTTGCAGGCCGCGTCGCGCCGCACCGTGCGCGCCTTCGCTGCGGGTGGGCTCGCGCTCGCCGTGCTGCTGTTTCTGCTCGCCTGGCAGTGGGACGGGCGCGGGTTGCTGGAGAGCCTGCTGCTGGGCATCGCCTTCGCGATGGCGATCCTGCCCGAGGAGATCCCGCTCGTGCTCACGGTGTTCCTCGCGATGGGCGCGTGGCGGCTGTCGCGGCGGCGCGTGCTCACGCGCAGCCTCACCGCGATCGAGGCGCTGGGCGGCATCACGGTGCTGGCCGTGGACAAGACCGGCACGCTCACGCAGAACCGCATGGAAGTGCGGGAGCTGCGCAGCGCGGCGGGCGACCGCTTCGTGCAGCGGCGCGGCGCCGTGCTGGACGACGGCTTCCATGCGCTGGCCGAGTTCGCGCAGCTGGCCACGCCCGAGGATCCCTTCGACCCGATGGAGCGGGCGATCCGCGCCTTCGTCGGCGCCCACCTCGCCGGCACGGAACACGTGCATCCGGGGCGCGAGGTCGCCCGGCGCTATGCGCTGAGCGCGCGGCTCTTCGCGATGACGCAGGCCTTCGTGCTGCAGGGCGACGAGCACCTGCTGGCCGCCAAGGGTGCGCCCGAAGCCATCGCCGACCTCTGCCACCTGCCCGCGGAGCGCCTCGCGCGCATCCGCGCGGACGTGGAGGAGATGGCATCGCGCGGCCTGCGCGTGATCGCGGTGGCGCGCGGGCGCTGGAGCGGCCCCGCGTGGCCCGATGGCCAGCACGCCTTCGACTACGAATTCCTCGGCCTCGTCGGTCTCATGGACCCGCCGCGCCCCGAAGTGCCCGCGGCCATCGCCGCCTGCCGCGGCGCCGGCGTGCGCGTGGTCATGATGACGGGCGACCATCCCGCGACCGCGCGGGCGGTGGCGCGCGACATCGGCCTGGCCGACGCGCAGGTGCTGCATGGCGCCGAGATCGATGCGCTGGACGACGCCGAGCTGTGCCGGCGCATGGAGACCGTGGACCTCTGCGCGCGGCTCGTTCCCGAGCAGAAGCTGCGCCTCGTGCGCGCGCTGCAGGCCCGGGGCGCCAAGGTGGGCATGACGGGGGACGGCGTCAACGACGGCCCCGCGCTCGGCGCGGCCGACGTCGGCATCGCGATGGGCGGCCGCGGCACGGACGTGGCGCGCGAGGCCGCGGACATCGTGCTGCTGGACGACAGCTTCGCGAGCATCGTGGAGGCGATCCGCCAGGGCCGCGAGATCGACGACAAGCTGCGCGCGGCCCTGCGCTTCATCTTCGCCGTGCACGTGCCGATCGTCGCGCTCGCGCTCGGCCCCATCCTGCTGCACTGGCCCGTCATCCTCATGCCCGCGCAGATCGTCCTGTTCGAGCTGCTCATCGACCCGCTCTGCGCCATCCTCTTCGACGCCGACCCGCCGGCGCCCGACCTCATGGCGCGCGGCCCCGGCGGCGCGGCGATGTTCTCCGGCACGCTCGTCGCGGGCGGCTGGTTGCAGGGCGGGGGGCTCGCGGCCGTGGCGCTCGCGGCCGCCGCCCTCGCGTCGCGGCTGGGGTGGACGGCGCAGGAGGTGCGCACCTGCGCGTTCGCCGTGCTGGTCGTGGGGGTCTACCTGCTCGCGCTGCACCAGCGCCGGCCGGCGGCGCGGGGAGCGGGCGCCAACCCGTGGGCGCCGCACTTCGCGCTGGGCATCGCCGCCGTCCTCGGCCTGCTGCTGGCCGTCGCGCCCCTGCGCGCGGTGGCGGGCTTCGCGGCGCCGACCTGGCCGATGGCCGCCGTGGCGGCGGCGGGCGGCGCGGCGACCTTCCTCTGGCTGAGGTTGTTCTCCCTCCTGTGGCGGCTGCATGCCGCGCGCGATCGCGCGCGTGTCTGA
- a CDS encoding host attachment protein, which produces MKPDWYLIANATHARVLGKDGGSPMYVAHAFNHEDSRKRTAELGDDKAGREASDQGFGGSAFEPRMDAHRKEHLRFAREIGQWLEEAARTGRFRSLTLFASNPFLGELKQALGTECARLLAGTHPTDLSAVGLAEAEARIAEAHP; this is translated from the coding sequence ATGAAACCCGACTGGTACCTGATCGCCAATGCCACCCACGCCCGCGTCCTCGGGAAGGACGGCGGCTCGCCCATGTACGTCGCGCACGCCTTCAACCACGAAGACAGCCGCAAGCGGACCGCCGAGCTCGGGGACGACAAGGCCGGCCGCGAAGCCAGCGACCAGGGCTTCGGCGGCAGCGCCTTCGAGCCGCGCATGGACGCGCATCGCAAGGAGCACCTCCGTTTCGCGCGCGAGATCGGCCAGTGGCTGGAGGAGGCCGCGCGGACGGGCCGGTTCCGCTCGCTGACCCTCTTCGCATCCAACCCGTTCCTGGGCGAACTCAAGCAGGCGCTGGGCACGGAGTGCGCGCGCCTCCTCGCGGGGACCCACCCCACCGACCTCAGCGCGGTGGGCCTGGCCGAGGCGGAAGCGCGTATCGCCGAAGCCCACCCTTGA
- a CDS encoding OsmC family protein, with protein sequence MAEESFRMELQQLAGYRFTVRFDDPAIPPLNTDEPPPLGTGTGPNPARLLGTAVANCLAASLLFALRKYGNDPTPMRAVVTVTLGRNAQGRTRVTRIGVELVLGVPAASLKHADRALAQYEDFCVVTGSVRAGIDVDVTVRDSLGAQLRAEPALAAP encoded by the coding sequence GTGGCCGAGGAAAGCTTCCGGATGGAGTTGCAGCAGCTCGCGGGCTACCGTTTCACGGTGCGGTTCGACGACCCGGCGATTCCCCCGCTCAACACCGACGAGCCCCCGCCCCTGGGCACCGGCACCGGCCCGAACCCCGCGCGCCTGCTCGGCACCGCGGTGGCCAACTGCCTGGCCGCGAGCCTGCTGTTCGCGCTGCGCAAGTACGGCAACGACCCGACGCCCATGCGCGCAGTCGTCACCGTCACGCTGGGGCGCAACGCGCAAGGGCGCACGCGCGTCACGCGCATCGGCGTCGAACTCGTGCTGGGCGTGCCCGCCGCGTCGCTGAAGCATGCGGACCGCGCGCTCGCGCAGTACGAGGATTTCTGCGTCGTGACGGGGAGCGTGCGCGCGGGCATCGACGTGGATGTCACTGTCCGCGACAGCCTCGGCGCGCAGCTGCGGGCCGAGCCCGCGCTCGCGGCGCCCTAG
- a CDS encoding efflux RND transporter periplasmic adaptor subunit — protein MTKPHFDFKARLGGKAWAAIGILAGAAALAWAFSPRPVDVETAAVERGRFEQAIEEDGRTRVKDRYTISAPVAARMARITLREGDAVAAGDAVAVLTPVMSAMVDDRSMREATARLQAATAGVNVADARIARARVAQEDARLELQRTERLAREGFVAASRLDSARLALDAAARDLDAARAQRDVAAQEREQAAAALRPAGAGAERGGPLVVRSPVAGVVLRVPAQSESTIPAGTPLLDVGDPMRMEVLAQLLTTDAVQAPPGTRAVIERWGGPPVTGAVRLIEPAGFTKVSALGIEEQRVNVLIDLTSPPQAWRAMGDGYRVTVRLITASADGVLLAPVGALFPYADGGMALYRLDGGRARLQAVDVAGRNSTVAWLRGGAQAGQQVIVYPPPAVADGKRVNVRKP, from the coding sequence ATGACGAAACCGCACTTCGACTTCAAGGCGCGCCTGGGCGGAAAAGCCTGGGCGGCCATCGGCATCCTGGCGGGCGCCGCCGCCCTGGCGTGGGCCTTCTCTCCCCGGCCCGTGGACGTCGAGACGGCCGCCGTGGAGCGCGGCCGCTTCGAGCAGGCGATCGAGGAGGACGGCCGCACGCGCGTGAAGGACCGCTACACGATCTCCGCGCCCGTGGCCGCCCGCATGGCGCGCATCACGCTGCGCGAAGGCGACGCCGTGGCGGCCGGCGACGCCGTGGCCGTGCTCACGCCGGTGATGTCGGCGATGGTGGACGACCGCAGCATGCGCGAGGCGACGGCGCGCCTGCAGGCGGCCACGGCCGGCGTCAACGTCGCCGACGCGCGCATCGCCCGCGCCCGCGTGGCGCAGGAGGATGCACGGCTGGAGCTGCAGCGCACCGAGCGGCTCGCGCGCGAAGGCTTCGTCGCGGCCTCCCGGCTGGACAGCGCGCGGCTGGCGCTCGACGCCGCCGCGCGCGACCTGGACGCGGCGCGCGCGCAGCGCGACGTCGCGGCGCAGGAACGCGAGCAGGCCGCCGCCGCGCTGCGGCCTGCCGGCGCCGGCGCGGAGCGCGGCGGCCCGCTCGTCGTGCGCTCGCCGGTGGCGGGGGTGGTGCTGCGCGTGCCCGCGCAGAGCGAGTCGACCATCCCCGCAGGGACGCCGCTGCTGGACGTCGGCGACCCGATGCGCATGGAGGTGCTCGCCCAGCTGCTGACCACCGACGCGGTGCAGGCGCCGCCGGGAACGCGCGCCGTGATCGAGCGCTGGGGCGGCCCGCCCGTCACGGGCGCGGTGCGGCTCATCGAGCCCGCCGGGTTCACCAAGGTATCCGCCCTGGGCATCGAGGAGCAGCGCGTGAACGTGCTGATCGACCTCACCTCGCCCCCGCAGGCGTGGCGCGCCATGGGCGACGGCTACCGCGTCACCGTGCGGCTCATCACCGCGTCGGCGGACGGCGTGCTGCTCGCGCCGGTGGGCGCCCTCTTCCCGTACGCGGACGGCGGCATGGCCCTGTACCGCCTGGACGGCGGGCGCGCGCGCCTGCAGGCAGTGGACGTGGCGGGGCGCAATTCGACGGTCGCGTGGCTGCGCGGCGGCGCGCAGGCCGGCCAGCAGGTGATCGTGTATCCGCCGCCCGCGGTGGCGGACGGCAAGCGCGTGAACGTGAGGAAGCCCTAG
- a CDS encoding ABC transporter permease yields the protein MKALDRKVLRDLRLLWSQALTIALVVASGIGGFIASLSAVDSLAAAREDFYAAGRFADVFASVKRAPDSLAQRLRETAGVVDLQTSVESFARLTLAGDRDPAVGQLIGLDARHPQRLNLVRLRAGTWPERGAHGGGELSALVSEGFAQARRLKPGDTVLALVNGKRRTLRITGTALSPEYIFAGMFGMPDLRAFGVFWVDKDELAAALDLTGAFNRVAIKLAPQASGRAVIDSVTRSLAPLGGAPAHGRDEQASHMMLDNEIREQQVMGTVLPGIFLAVAGFLLHVVTARLVATQREQVATLKALGYGNRTIVWHYLKLMSPIVIAGYVLGVALGWWLGGLMTGLFAEIFRFPRFDHFVSPLLALAALAIVAATAVLGTLTAVSATVRLSPAEAMQPPSPGRFRRALVERIPHLRLGNAPRMILRNIERRRLRSAITIGGIAAAVAIVIMGNFFRDAVDEIVQTQFRTAMRGDLIVWTSEPVATAAGRELARLPGVLQVEPGRRVAVNFVNGPHSEKGAIEARPAGTQLQRVIDVDRQEARAGTHGLLMTDRLAAKLHLRPGDTLTVEVREGRRAVRQVVLERTVRNMMGLGAFMESNALNRLLGDGDVASAFSIAVERGSIDAVLAATQDLPRVAGTFSKATMLRNMQEISARNVLIMSSILTTFATVIAVGVVYNNARIALAERSWELASLRVLGFTRAEVSLLLLGELALGIAVALPLGMLLGWALTHSIVGLIRSDQFLFPVVIQPRTYAWAAVAVVAAGTASALVVRRRIDRLDMVAALKTRE from the coding sequence GTGAAAGCGCTCGATCGCAAGGTGCTGCGCGACCTGCGCCTCCTCTGGAGCCAGGCCCTCACCATCGCCCTCGTGGTGGCGAGCGGCATCGGCGGCTTCATCGCCAGCCTCTCGGCGGTCGATTCGCTGGCGGCTGCGCGCGAGGATTTCTATGCGGCCGGCCGCTTCGCCGACGTGTTCGCCTCCGTGAAGCGCGCGCCCGACTCGCTCGCCCAGCGCCTGCGCGAGACGGCGGGCGTCGTGGACCTGCAGACCAGCGTCGAATCCTTCGCGCGCCTCACGCTCGCGGGCGACAGGGACCCCGCCGTCGGCCAGCTCATCGGACTGGACGCGCGCCACCCGCAACGGTTGAACCTCGTGCGGCTGCGCGCGGGGACCTGGCCCGAGCGCGGCGCGCATGGCGGGGGCGAGCTCTCCGCCCTCGTCTCCGAAGGCTTCGCGCAGGCGCGCCGCCTGAAGCCCGGCGACACGGTGCTGGCGCTGGTGAACGGCAAGCGGCGCACGCTGCGCATCACGGGCACGGCGCTGTCGCCCGAATACATCTTCGCGGGCATGTTCGGCATGCCCGACCTGCGCGCCTTCGGCGTGTTCTGGGTCGACAAGGACGAACTCGCCGCGGCCCTGGACCTCACGGGCGCGTTCAACCGCGTCGCCATCAAGCTCGCGCCGCAGGCCTCCGGGCGCGCGGTGATCGATTCCGTCACGCGCAGCCTCGCGCCGCTGGGCGGCGCCCCCGCGCACGGCCGCGACGAGCAGGCCTCCCACATGATGCTGGACAACGAGATCCGCGAGCAGCAGGTGATGGGCACGGTGCTGCCGGGCATCTTCCTCGCGGTCGCGGGCTTCCTGCTGCACGTGGTGACGGCGCGGCTCGTCGCGACGCAGCGCGAGCAGGTCGCCACGCTCAAGGCGCTCGGCTACGGCAACCGCACCATCGTGTGGCACTACCTCAAGCTCATGTCGCCCATCGTGATCGCGGGCTACGTGCTGGGCGTCGCGCTGGGCTGGTGGCTGGGCGGGCTGATGACCGGGCTCTTCGCGGAGATCTTCCGCTTCCCGCGCTTCGATCATTTCGTGAGCCCGCTGCTGGCGTTGGCCGCCCTCGCGATCGTGGCCGCGACGGCCGTGCTGGGCACGCTCACCGCCGTGTCGGCCACGGTGCGACTGTCCCCGGCCGAGGCGATGCAGCCGCCGTCGCCGGGGAGGTTCCGGCGCGCGCTCGTGGAGCGCATCCCGCACCTGCGCCTGGGCAACGCGCCGCGGATGATCCTGCGCAACATCGAGCGGCGGCGCCTGCGCTCGGCGATCACCATCGGCGGCATCGCGGCGGCGGTCGCGATCGTCATCATGGGCAACTTCTTCCGCGACGCCGTCGACGAGATCGTGCAGACGCAGTTCCGCACCGCGATGCGCGGCGACCTGATCGTCTGGACGTCGGAGCCGGTGGCCACGGCCGCCGGGCGCGAGCTGGCGCGCCTGCCCGGCGTGCTGCAGGTCGAACCCGGGCGGCGCGTGGCCGTGAACTTCGTGAATGGCCCCCATTCGGAAAAGGGCGCCATCGAGGCGCGGCCGGCCGGTACGCAGCTGCAGCGCGTCATCGACGTCGATCGCCAGGAGGCGCGGGCCGGCACGCACGGCCTGCTCATGACCGACCGGCTCGCGGCCAAGCTGCACCTGCGCCCGGGCGACACGCTCACGGTGGAAGTGCGCGAAGGCCGGCGCGCCGTGCGGCAGGTGGTGCTCGAGCGCACGGTGCGCAACATGATGGGCCTCGGCGCCTTCATGGAAAGCAACGCCCTGAACCGGCTGCTGGGCGACGGGGACGTGGCGTCGGCCTTCAGCATCGCGGTGGAGCGCGGCAGCATCGACGCCGTCCTCGCGGCCACGCAGGACCTGCCCCGCGTCGCCGGCACCTTCAGCAAGGCGACCATGCTGCGCAACATGCAGGAGATCAGCGCGCGCAACGTGCTGATCATGAGCTCCATCCTCACGACGTTCGCCACCGTCATCGCCGTGGGCGTGGTCTACAACAACGCGCGCATCGCGCTGGCCGAGCGCTCCTGGGAGCTCGCGAGCCTGCGCGTGCTGGGCTTCACGCGCGCCGAGGTCTCGTTGCTCCTCCTCGGCGAGCTCGCGCTGGGCATCGCCGTCGCGCTGCCGCTGGGCATGCTGCTCGGCTGGGCGCTCACGCATTCGATCGTGGGGCTGATCCGCTCGGACCAGTTCCTGTTTCCCGTGGTGATCCAGCCACGCACCTATGCCTGGGCCGCCGTCGCCGTGGTGGCGGCCGGCACCGCCAGCGCGCTCGTCGTGCGCCGGCGCATCGACCGCCTCGACATGGTGGCGGCGCTCAAGACGAGGGAATGA
- a CDS encoding ABC transporter ATP-binding protein yields MTPAQAAQPAIPVLRVHALRKTYGDSASAVQALREVDLDVRRGEFLVLLGASGSGKSTLLNILGGLDRPTAGDVDFMGEPLAQADDDTLTRYRREHVGFVFQFYNLIPSLTVAENVSLVTDIAADPMPVDEALALVALTPRRDHFPSQLSGGEQQRVAIARAIAKRPQVLLCDEPTGALDYATGKLVLEVIARINSELGTTAVVITHNAAIAGMADRVVRLSDGRIASIEVPPRRLTPAELSW; encoded by the coding sequence ATGACGCCAGCGCAAGCCGCGCAGCCGGCCATCCCCGTCCTGCGCGTGCATGCGCTTCGCAAGACCTACGGCGATTCCGCGAGCGCCGTGCAGGCGCTGCGCGAGGTCGACCTCGACGTGCGGCGCGGCGAGTTCCTCGTGCTGCTCGGGGCGTCGGGCAGCGGCAAGTCCACCCTGCTCAACATCCTGGGCGGGCTGGACCGGCCGACCGCCGGCGACGTCGACTTCATGGGCGAGCCGCTCGCCCAGGCCGACGACGACACGCTCACGCGCTACCGGCGCGAGCACGTCGGCTTCGTCTTCCAGTTCTACAACCTCATCCCCAGCCTCACCGTCGCGGAGAACGTGTCGCTCGTGACCGACATCGCGGCCGACCCGATGCCGGTGGACGAGGCGCTCGCGCTCGTCGCGCTCACGCCGCGGCGCGACCACTTCCCCTCGCAGCTGTCCGGCGGCGAGCAGCAGCGCGTCGCGATCGCGCGCGCCATCGCCAAGCGGCCGCAGGTGCTGCTGTGCGACGAGCCCACCGGCGCGCTCGATTACGCGACCGGCAAGCTCGTGCTCGAAGTCATCGCGCGCATCAACAGCGAGCTGGGCACGACCGCCGTCGTGATCACGCACAACGCCGCCATCGCCGGCATGGCGGACCGCGTGGTGCGCCTGTCCGACGGTCGCATCGCGAGCATCGAAGTGCCGCCCCGGCGCCTCACGCCGGCGGAGCTTTCCTGGTGA
- a CDS encoding Hsp20/alpha crystallin family protein: MSNLRLFDPVFGDNFESSLRRFFSPSVFENEPAPLKMRIDVSENDGAFTVKADIPGVKKEDINVRVEGNVVQIDAETRSEKESKGNGDKLLRTERHYGTISRTFSLGQEVDAAKVDAKYTDGVLTLQLPKKGPAPTSRIAIH, from the coding sequence ATGAGCAACCTGAGACTCTTTGACCCCGTCTTCGGCGACAACTTCGAATCCTCGCTGCGCCGCTTCTTCTCCCCCTCCGTGTTCGAGAACGAACCCGCGCCGCTGAAGATGCGCATCGACGTCAGCGAAAACGACGGCGCCTTCACCGTGAAGGCCGACATCCCCGGCGTGAAGAAGGAAGACATCAACGTGCGTGTCGAAGGCAACGTCGTGCAGATCGACGCCGAGACCCGCAGCGAGAAGGAAAGCAAGGGCAACGGCGACAAGCTCCTGCGCACCGAGCGCCACTACGGCACGATCTCCCGCACCTTCAGCCTCGGCCAGGAAGTGGACGCGGCCAAGGTGGATGCGAAGTACACGGACGGTGTGCTCACGCTGCAGCTGCCCAAGAAGGGCCCGGCGCCCACCTCCCGCATCGCGATCCACTGA